One region of Cryptosporidium parvum Iowa II chromosome 4, whole genome shotgun sequence genomic DNA includes:
- a CDS encoding hypothetical protein (similar to ribonuclease HI large subunit (RNase HI large subunit)) — protein sequence MNIFPGINITVKPKADALFPSVSGASILAKVKRDDFLSNWWTQASVESCDFNGNKISNYEQGSGYPGDPKTKDFLRRVFDPVFGFPNIVRFSWSTASEIIEKDGYSVNWGELELNNNQQKINFNRPQQNGKLFSSNFPLNEDMH from the coding sequence ATGAATATTTTCCCAGgcattaatattacagTAAAGCCAAAAGCTGATGCACTATTTCCTTCTGTAAGTGGCGCATCTATTTTGGCAAAGGTTAAAAGAGACGATTTTTTGTCAAATTGGTGGACGCAAGCATCCGTTGAGAGCTGTGATTTTAACGGTAATAAAATTAGTAACTATGAACAAGGTAGTGGATATCCAGGCGATCCAAAAACAAAAGATTTTCTTAGGCGTGTTTTTGACCCTGTATTTGgatttccaaatattgtCCGATTCTCTTGGTCAACAGCAAGTGAAATTATAGAAAAAGATGGGTATTCAGTAAATTGGGGGGAACTcgaattaaataataatcaacagaaaataaattttaatagaCCTCAACAAAATGGTAAGTtgttttcttcaaattttccATTAAATGAAGACATGCATTGA
- a CDS encoding membrane associated aspartyl protease with a transmembrane domain at the C-terminus, whose protein sequence is MNLLIFLITTLFVIIKGKTITLPLYGNVHKYGYYFIKVNVGFPITQQQTLIIDTGSSLTGFACSDCINCGTHENKPFNINLSDTSNIIKCKRNNTPNNETDIINKSIHGRISMNYPNYNKSFLNNKCVYDIKYSEGSRILGYFFEDFVEFENKLSSNLEIRQKFKNKFVFGCNIIENNFFKFQKASGIMGLANFSNKEMNQIINYIFKSGEVRKTDSDKIISIFFEKDGGKLTFGSTCFDQTKMMNYPFENYNITRCINDERYCAYISKIEVDSNTRELDTKLNERLFKAIFDTGTTISIFPARLFKKITRGLFNNVSKYYPKISGHDEKDGLTCWRMLNGISTDKFPNIKVVFNNNRNKLTEQLVINWPPESYLYLNKILEGNIKVYCLGIASNNLINSEIGADKNGENSSSNEIILGATFFIYKEITFILNENKIMIRYNYLNSKDRNGILPKTTNNFRHKLNNSNSDIGATNYYEGKLTNAHVRDIHKNVLSKILVKRYVVLKNKKYEIWGILISSSLIIAILFSFLTIFHKFFRKFNFSVKSNYGI, encoded by the coding sequence ATGAaccttttaatttttttgattacGACCTTATTCGTAATTATTAAGGGAAAAACGATCACATTACCCTTGTATGGAAATGTACACAAATATGGttattactttattaaagttaatgTGGGGTTTCCAATTACTCAGCAGCAGACTCTTATTATAGATACGGGAAGCTCTCTTACTGGCTTTGCATGTTCAGATTGTATTAACTGTGGAACACATGAAAATAAGccatttaatattaatttgtcAGACActagtaatattattaaatgtaaGAGAAATAATACTCCAAATAACGAAACagatataataaataaaagtattCATGGAAGAATCAGTATGAATTATCCCAATTATAATAAGAGTTTTCTGAACAACAAATGCGTTTACgatattaaatattcagaAGGTAGCCGTATACTTGGATACTTTTTTGAGGACTttgttgaatttgaaaataagcTGTCGTCCAACTTGGAAATTAGACAGaaatttaagaataagTTCGTTTTCGGATGTAATATCattgaaaataacttttttaaatttcaaaaagcATCAGGTATAATGGGCCTTGCAAACTTCAgtaataaagaaatgaatcaaataatcaactatattttcaaaagtGGTGAAGTAAGAAAAACTGATTCCgataaaataatttcaattttttttgaaaaggaTGGAGGAAAGTTAACTTTTGGGTCTACCTGCTTTGATCAAACtaaaatgatgaattatccatttgaaaattataatattacgAGGTgtattaatgatgaaagGTACTGTGCTTATATAAGCAAAATTGAAGTTGATTCAAATACCCGTGAATTAGATAccaaattaaatgaaagGTTGTTCAAAGCAATTTTTGATACAGGAACTacaatttcaatttttccTGCtagattatttaaaaaaattaccaGAGGTCTGTTTAATAATGTTTCAAAATACTATCCAAAAATTTCTGGGCATGATGAAAAAGATGGTCTTACATGCTGGAGAATGCTCAACGGGATTTCAACTGATAAATTTcctaatattaaagttgtGTTCAacaataatagaaataaattgacGGAACAGTTAGTAATAAACTGGCCCCCAGAGTCTTATTTATacttaaataaaattttagaaggtaatattaaagtttaTTGTTTAGGAATAGCAAGTAATAACTTGATAAATTCAGAAATAGGGGCGGATAAGAATGGAGAAAACTCCTCTAGTAACGAAATAATACTTGGTGCtactttttttatatacAAAGAGATcacttttattttgaatgaaaataaaatcatGATAAGATATAACTATCTAAATTCTAAAGATAGAAACGGCATCTTACCGAAAACTACGAATAATTTCCGACACAAATTAAATAACTCTAATTCCGATATAGGAGCCACAAACTATTATGAAGGAAAATTGACGAATGCCCACGTAAGGGATATTCACAAAAATGTATTATCCAAAATACTGGTAAAAAGATATGTCGttttaaaaaacaaaaaatatgagATTTGGGggattttaatttcttcatctcTAATAATAgctattttattttcctttttaACAATATTCCACAAGTTCTTtagaaaattcaatttttcaGTAAAAAGCAATTATGGAATTTAG
- a CDS encoding SMC2 protein, producing MYIEEIILDGFKSYQKRTVIGKFNPKFNAITGLNGSGKSNILDSICFVLGITNLSQIRINKLEELVYKSGQAGISKASVSIIFNNDDKSNSSPLYRDLDKITVTRQIATGGRNRYLLNGSVVKPIEITNFFHSVQLNVNNSHFLIMQGRITKVINMKPKELLSMVEEAAGTRMYETKKQQSLKLIEKKDSKLEEINRMLEEDIIPKLERLKKERSDYLKWNSINEEIEFIERICTLHNYNNLSSEVLEIEGELNNSEIALSGIEKAISDGKEKIINLKKLVEEEENKLSTEWSAPLKTCKDRISDVESKVRLTQVQLNELKIDLNDEENLLKDYLNQKKIIEDKLNPRINSNQGNLIKKSEEFFKLEKQISDLKEKMEANKKSLQGIRAGCDINSINSEQKSLRQSLFDTEKELAKVSVQEKKVKMKIGEIEKKIRPLNDQIVKSSSTSSKHKSMTPDEEYQYMNGQIKKLESEVINLKEDAELCEKYNLEKRKIKLDNDSLEIQLQPIEMFIRTRQCIYNVGTSSELAIQAHINEVDTLLDYSKAQKTKVKGSVFELIDYLDSKYSIALEMIAGGRLYNLVVENHEIGKKLLSSGLIKKRITIIPLDKIMDPSIPEKTLNSARSLINCNSTEDLRVLSAMNILKFDKELEPAIKFCFGHTIICEDENIAKMITFNPGILARTVTLNGDIYDPSGTLSGGSIPSNQRSILSAYKQYNNLRLKILANNKRIEEINKILLDLGKAADTYRHSLIQLDINKHQLKLLEERITRLKEESAESKIEEYLKEIMALKNEHQELLDKEKCLKENKSRLENEIKVFEDTKESREKHLEVEIDHLKREIRDLTASYKNLEKMTSDTRIEQKALKAELDQISDLIFGKTNNISDIRQKIEDQNETLKNFQSQLNESKSSLMKLQQQIESSNDIIKEYKSEIKKIEKLINGKQIENSKIIHVIKTLKTDLSQKNKLKDSMSRRFEWLLDKNFTNKIDLEAHSYKSCVEKLEELQNEQISLSKNVNRRILNLYDRVNAECNELINKRDIVIKDKDKIEDVISDLDQKKRQALENTWKTVNSSFKSIYSTLLPNSNAELVPYFNPETNVESFYEGLEFKVGFGGIWKKSLTELSGGQRSLLALSLILSMLRFKPAPVYILDEIDSALDLGHTQNIGKMIKNHFPNSQFIIVSLKEGMFNKADVLFKTELINGISTVSRIENFFNGNECDEKFGDKNEIMIDNKVRRKNK from the coding sequence ATGTACATTGAGGAAATAATTCTTGATGGATTTAAGTCCTATCAAAAGAGAACAGTAATAGGGAAATTTAATCCAAAATTTAATGCAATAACAGGTTTAAATGGAAGTGGGAAATCGAATATTTTGGATTCAATTTGCTTTGTGCTTGGAATAACTAATTTGTCACAGATACGCATCAACAAACTTGAGGAACTGGTTTATAAATCTGGTCAAGCAGGAATTAGCAAAGCATCTgtttctattatttttaataatgatgataagTCCAATTCCTCGCCTTTATATAGGGACTTGGACAAGATTACGGTAACAAGACAGATCGCTACTGGAGGAAGGAAtagatatttattaaacGGAAGTGTTGTTAAACCAATTGaaataacaaatttttttcattcgGTTCAGTTAAATGTGAACAACtctcattttttaataatgcaAGGGAGAATTAcaaaagttattaatatgAAACCTAAAGAATTACTATCAATGGTAGAGGAAGCTGCAGGTACAAGGATGTATGAAACAAAGAAACAGCAAAGCTTAAAACTTAtcgaaaaaaaagatagcaaattggaagaaattaatagaatGCTAGAGGAGGATATAATACCAAAACTTGAACGACTCAAGAAGGAGAGATCTGATTATCTCAAATGGAATAGCATCAATGAAGAAATCGAGTTTATTGAGCGAATTTGTACTTTGCACAATTATAATAACTTATCTTCGGAGGTATTGGAAATTGAGGGCGAACTAAATAACTCTGAAATTGCATTAAGTGGGATTGAAAAGGCTATATCTGatggaaaagaaaaaataataaatttaaaaaaattagttgaggaagaggaaaataaattgtCTACAGAGTGGTCAGCCCCACTAAAAACCTGTAAAGACAGAATTTCAGATGTAGAGTCAAAAGTTAGATTAACTCAAGTTCAGCTTAATGAATTGAAAATAGATCTGAATGACGAAGAAAACTTACTTAAAGATTATTTAAaccaaaagaaaataatcgAGGATAAGCTTAATCCTCGtataaattcaaatcaaGGAAacttaataaagaaatctgaagaattttttaaacTGGAAAAGCAGATTAGtgatttgaaagaaaagatgGAAGCAAATAAAAAGTCTCTTCAAGGAATTAGAGCAGGATGCGATATTAATTCGATAAATTCCGAGCAAAAGTCACTGAGGCAGTCGTTATTTGATACTGAAAAAGAATTGGCCAAAGTCTCTgttcaagaaaaaaaagtcaaaatgaaaatcggggaaattgaaaagaaaattagGCCTTTAAATGACCAAATTGTTAAGAGCTCATCTACTTCTAGCAAACATAAGTCAATGACTCCAGATGAAGAATATCAATACATGAATGGtcaaattaaaaaactAGAAAGTGaagtaattaatttaaaggAAGATGCAGAGTTATgtgaaaaatataatcttgaaaaaagaaaaataaaattagaCAATGACTCTTTAGAAATTCAACTACAGCCAATCGAGATGTTCATTCGCACTCGGCAATGCATTTATAATGTAGGAACCTCCAGTGAGTTGGCAATACAAGCTCATATAAATGAAGTGGATACTCTATTAGATTATTCAAAAGCTCAAAAAACAAAAGTTAAGGGGTCTGTATTTGAACTTATAGATTACTTAGACtctaaatattcaatagcATTGGAGATGATAGCAGGAGGGAGACTGTACAATTTGGTGGTCGAAAATCATGAAATTGGAAAGAAACTTCTGAGTAGTggattaattaaaaaaagaattacgATAATACCATTAGATAAAATTATGGATCCTTCAATTCCAGAAAAAACATTAAATTCTGCCAGAAGCTTGATTAATTGTAACAGTACAGAAGATTTACGTGTTTTAAGTgcaatgaatattttaaaatttgataaagaGCTAGAGCCTGCTATTAAGTTTTGTTTTGGGCATACAATTATTTgtgaagatgaaaatatcGCCAAGATGATAACATTCAATCCTGGAATACTAGCAAGAACTGTAACATTAAATGGCGATATATACGATCCCAGTGGAACTTTATCAGGTGGATCTATTCCAAGTAACCAAAGAAGTATTCTATCAGCATATAAGCAATACAATAATCTTAGACTTAAAATACTAGCAAATAACAAAAGGATcgaagaaataaataaaattttattggATTTGGGCAAGGCTGCAGATACATACAGACACTCCCTAATACAATTAGACATAAATAAACACCAGCTTAAACTTTTAGAAGAACGTATAACAAGACTGAAAGAAGAATCTGCTGAATCAAAGattgaagaatatttgaaagaaataatgGCACTAAAGAACGAGCATCAAGAGTTACTTGATAAAGAGAAATgtttgaaagaaaataaatccaGGCTTGAAAACgaaattaaagtatttgAAGATACAAAGGAATCTAGAGAAAAACATTTGGAAGTAGAAATAGATCATttaaaaagagaaattaGAGATTTAACAGCCTCatataaaaatttggaaaaaatgACTTCTGATACTAGAATTGAACAAAAAGCATTGAAGGCGGAATTAGACCAAATATCAGATTTAATTTTCGGCaaaactaataatattagcGATATAAGACAAAAAATCGAGGATCAAAACGaaactttgaaaaatttcCAATCCCAACTTAATGAAAGCAAGTCTTCGTTAATGAAGCTTCAGCAACAAATTGAATCGAGCAACGATATAATAAAGGAGTATAAATCAGAGATCaagaaaattgaaaaattgattaatgGTAAGCAGATTGAAAATTCTAAGATTATTCATGTAATAAAAACACTTAAAACCGACTTGtcacaaaaaaataaattaaaagacTCGATGTCCAGAAGGTTCGAATGGCTCCTGGATAAAAATTTTactaataaaattgatttagAGGCGCATTCATATAAGAGTTGTGTAGAAAAGTTGGAAGAACTCCAGAATGAGCAAATCTCACTTTCTAAAAATGTGAACAGaagaattttaaatttgtaCGATAGAGTTAACGCCGAGTGTAATGAATTAATCAATAAAAGAGATATTGTAATAAAAGATAAAGATAAAATCGAAGATGTAATAAGTGATTTGGATCAGAAAAAAAGACAAGCTTTGGAAAATACTTGGAAAACTGTGAACTcatcatttaaatcaatatataGTACTCTTCTACCAAATTCTAACGCAGAGCTTGTCCCTTATTTCAATCCGGAAACTAATGTTGAGAGTTTTTATGAAGGGCTAGAATTTAAAGTTGGGTTTGGTGGAATTTGGAAAAAGTCTTTGACTGAACTTAGTGGTGGACAGAGATCATTATTAGCACTATCATTGATTCTATCGATGCTAAGATTCAAGCCTGCGCCAGTCTATATTTTGGATGAGATTGATTCTGCGCTCGATCTCGGGCATACGCAGAATATTGGGAAGATGATCAAAAATCATTTCCCTAATTCCCAATTTATAATTGTTTCACTTAAAGAAGGAATGTTTAATAAGGCAGATGTATTGTTTAAGACTGAACTAATTAATGGTATCTCAACTGTAAGCAGAATTGAGAACTTCTTTAACGGAAATGAATGCGATGAAAAATTCGGAGacaaaaatgaaataatgaTTGATAACAAGGTTCgtagaaaaaataaatga
- a CDS encoding hypothetical protein (N-terminal region similar to putative epsilon-adaptin, probable adaptin): protein KRIYGVYITVKMQYVDSFSSRQLFDLVKSIGECRSKHEEDNIILNESSMLKIKLIQNSLSSNKLREYMIRAIYIEMLGHDASFAYIHAIKMTNDKNAFVKRIGYLACSIFLNKNHELLVLLVNTLQRDLNSRNQLDVASALSSLPYLLNFEIFSSIENSLLMLLSHQTPAIRRKAYLALICALEIKPAIIEENADILNRGLCDSDISVKNSVLYLIDKISSYNPKLCIPLIPHLTAIMKQILESNIPKEYDYYFISAPWTQINILRTLSKVASFEKNTNQIYEILYNLIKKVEYSISLPSYNVKSMIYPLNTRNTSNTANISYAVLESCIDTIASINPNNELLDKADEIISRFLNSDLNYLKYIGIKSLSKIALIDPSYAIPHQIVVVDCLEDKDETIRRCTLELLCNMSNPQNIQVVISKLINNLKISTDIHFCKELVKNILLLSEKFAPSYNWYLNTMVSLFELSGEFVGKDKVNNIAQIIAEGPTGNDISDHEFRVHASTLFLQLLKEKVNILPEILYNLGIWVIGEYGSCVENDVNEINTLKIQYEVTALLYDIFQKLKIYIRVCQSDIKCSNKSLANSVTTFRTNTKLETISMIITALLKSYSYTIISSKKLSLSKNNTCIENEINGKYIIFLEKMNDVYNQIFKDSSYIPSNLINQRIKEFISIIHLSDQTNSKCINMESEYVELLSCILPFDASCEEIYVDRELSFLDELVTEYKLSEKYMNRKGRKNPYYSAKNINLSQGLQITEMETIKERDLIEVFSNPEMNSEREIEQRNIEVQVINHKTQQLANPFTETNIEKIHGSNKTKTVRNLNCTLRNSQISMDSSSNKGYNTKKWSPEGFGKHEKLQTRGRDLGSKLTNNPKSILVESKKDCQNFSSKQREANALFSGISNTQKKKSPSIVNS, encoded by the coding sequence AAGAGAATTTATGGAGTTTATATAACGGTTAAAATGCAATACGTTGATTCATTCTCATCTCGTCAATTATTTGACCTCGTTAAATCAATAGGAGAATGTCGCTCTAAACatgaagaagataatattatattaaatgaatCATCCATGTTGAAGATCAAACTAATTCAAAACTCTTTATCATCCAATAAGCTACGTGAATATATGATAAGAGcaatatatattgaaatGCTGGGCCATGACGCTTCTTTTGCCTATATTCATGCAATTAAGATGACCAATGATAAGAACGCTTTCGTAAAAAGGATTGGTTATCTGGCATGttctatatttttaaataaaaatcacGAACTTTTGGTTCTACTTGTTAATACACTACAACGAGATCTTAATAGCAGAAATCAGCTTGATGTGGCATCAGCGCTTTCAAGCCTAccttatttattaaattttgaaatattttcttctataGAAAACTCACTATTAATGTTATTATCTCATCAAACACCGGCAATAAGGCGAAAGGCATATTTAGCTTTAATCTGTGCATTGGAAATAAAGCCAGCAATAATAGAGGAAAACGCCGATATTTTGAATAGGGGGTTGTGCGATTCAGATATTTCTGTCAAAAATTCAGTATTATATTTGATAGATAAGATCAGTTCATATAATCCAAAGCTATGCATTCCGCTGATACCTCATTTAACAGCAATAATGAAACAAATATTAGAAAGTAATATCCCCAAAGAATACGattattactttatttCTGCCCCATGGAcacaaattaatattctgCGTACGCTTTCGAAAGTCGcttcttttgaaaaaaacACTAATCAGATATATGAAATACTAtacaatttaataaagaaagttGAATACTCCATCTCTTTGCCATCTTATAATGTAAAATCAATGATATATCCTTTAAATACTAGGAATACTAGTAATACAGCTAATATTTCGTACGCAGTACTTGAATCTTGTATAGACACCATCGCTTCTATTAATCCAAACAATGAATTACTGGATAAAGCtgatgaaataatttcGAGATTTTTGAATTCTGATTTAAATTACCTTAAATACATAGGTATCAAGAGCCTCTCAAAAATCGCTCTAATAGATCCCTCTTATGCAATTCCACACCAAATTGTTGTAGTGGACTGTCTTGAAGATAAAGATGAAACTATTCGTAGATGTACGCTTGAATTATTATGTAATATGTCTAATCCTCAGAACATACAAGTTGTAATATCTAAactcattaataatttgaagatttCAACGGACATTCACTTTTGCAAAGAGCTGGTAAAAAATATACTTTTGTTAAGTGAAAAATTTGCTCCGAGCTATAACTGGTATTTAAATACAATGGTTAGTCTATTTGAACTATCAGGGGAATTTGTTGGAAAGGATAAAGTCAATAATATTGCACAGATAATTGCAGAAGGTCCAACAGGCAATGATATATCCGATCATGAATTTAGAGTTCATGCATCAACTCTGTTTTTACAATTGCTTAAAGAAAAGGTGAATATATTACCAGAAATATTGTATAATTTAGGAATTTGGGTTATAGGCGAATATGGTTCATGCGTAGAAAATGAtgttaatgaaattaacacgttgaaaattcaatatGAAGTTACAGCACTTCTTTAcgatatttttcaaaaactaAAAATCTATATTCGTGTTTGTCAGAGTGACATTAAATGTTCAAATAAATCGCTTGCAAACAGTGTAACTACTTTTAGAACTAATACGAAATTAGAAACTATTTCAATGATTATTACAGCACTTTTGAAATCTTATTCTTATACAATTATTTCTTCCAAAAAACTGAGCCTTTCAAAAAACAATACTtgtattgaaaatgaaattaacGGGAAATACATTATTTTTCTGGAAAAAATGAATGATGTTTAcaatcaaatttttaaagattctTCTTACATTCCATCTAATCTCATAAATCAAAGAATCAAAGAgtttatttcaataatcCATTTAAGTGATCAAACTAATTCCAAATGTATTAATATGGAAAGTGAATATGTAGAATTACTGAGTTGCATTCTACCTTTTGATGCATCTTGCGAAGAAATTTATGTAGATAGAGAACTTTCATTTCTAGATGAGCTTGTTACTGAATATAAACTCTCAGAAAAATACATGAATAGAAAAGGTCGTAAAAATCCTTATTATTCAGCAAAGAACATTAATTTGAGTCAAGGATTGCAAATTACTGAAATGGAAACGATAAAAGAACGAGATCTTATAGAAGTTTTTTCAAATCCTGAAATGAATTCGGAGCGTGAAATTGAGCAACGTAATATTGAAGTACAAGTTATAAATCACAAAACTCAACAATTGGCCAATCCCTTCACCGAAACgaatattgaaaagattCACGGTTCaaacaaaacaaaaacAGTAAGAAACTTGAATTGCACCCTCCGAAATAGTCAAATTAGTATGGATTCATCTAGTAATAAAGGCtataatacaaaaaaatggaGTCCAGAAGGTTTCGGAAAACACGAAAAACTGCAAACCAGAGGAAGAGATCTGGGATCTAAATTAACCAATAACCCTAAAAGCATATTAGttgaatcaaaaaaagattGTCAAAACTTTTCGAGTAAGCAAAGAGAGGCAAACGCTTTGTTTAGCGGTATTTCAAATActcaaaaaaagaaatcacCTTCCATAGTTAATTCCTAG
- a CDS encoding possible double-stranded DNA-binding domain, small conserved protein, producing the protein MNISDPNEFNSGKNGSNNVGPIETNQEFNQKVDDQKRIIEDQKRGALRAILENSSIERLNRIALVKPDKVLQIEDYILRTARNHGYSPYRKIQESELINMISMMNETTEKSSSRIKICRKGVFDDDDYEF; encoded by the coding sequence atgaatattagCGACCCAAATGAATTCAATTCTGGAAAAAACGGAAGTAATAACGTTGGCCCGATTGAAACTAACCAAGAATTTAACCAGAAAGTCGATGATCAAAAGAGAATAATTGAGGATCAGAAAAGAGGCGCATTGAGAGcaattttagaaaatagTTCGATAGAAAGATTAAATAGAATCGCATTAGTTAAGCCTGACAAAGTTTTACAAATTGAGGATTATATATTACGTACCGCAAGAAATCATGGGTATTCTCCTTATAGAAAAATACAGGAGAGCGAACTTATAAATATGATTTCAATGATGAATGAGACAACTGAGAAAAGCAGCTCAAGAATAAAGATCTGTAGGAAAGGAGTTTTTGATGACGATGATTATGAATTTTGA
- a CDS encoding phosphopantothenoylcysteine synthetase has product MESIKLRPNKINLSEFILREIKIHNRNIVVITSGGTYVPLEKNMVRYIDNFSTGTRGAQSAEYFLKSGFSVIFFHRKGSHIPFTIDCPSKYDMLMAIANNIVSLNGDHFNLLINERFKKVIEASQNLTKYSDRMFLMEFGSVHEYFNGVDYITSHCTEFPGNFIFFLAAAVSDFYIPENLLPKNKISSSSGISLDLENEPKTPSITLELYSTPKYARYIRNKLPLCFLVLFKLETEYEILFKKSDNLLKICDANVICANLLQDRRDHVIILTANSKTEIKKMSGPIEEAIVSNIISLYENYSLNNTRY; this is encoded by the coding sequence ATGGAATCGATTAAATTGCGACCTAACAAGATAAATTTGTCCGAATTCATTTTaagagaaataaaaattcataATAGGAATATTGTAGTTATTACAAGTGGCGGAACTTATGTTCCTTTAGAGAAAAACATGGTAAGATATATAGACAATTTCAGCACAGGTACAAGAGGTGCGCAATCAGCTGAATACTTTCTAAAATCTGGATTTAGCGTGATATTTTTTCACAGGAAAGGTAGTCATATACCGTTCACAATTGATTGCCCATCGAAATATGATATGTTAATGGCAATAGCGAATAATATTGTTAGTTTAAATGGAGATCATTTTAACTTGTTAATAAATGAGCGATTTAAGAAAGTCATCGAAGCATCACAAAATCTAACAAAATATTCAGATAGAATGTTTCTCATGGAATTTGGTTCAGTCCATGAATACTTCAATGGAGTTGACTACATTACTTCTCATTGTACTGAATTTCCTGGcaattttatattcttcttAGCAGCAGCTGTTTCAGATTTCTATATTCCAGAGAATCTGTTACCCAAGAATAAGATATCGTCTAGCTCCGGTATATCTTTGGACTTGGAAAATGAACCTAAAACTCCTAGTATTACGTtagaattatattcaacGCCAAAATATGCTCGATATATTCGAAACAAATTACCTCTTTGCTTTCTTGTTTTATTTAAGCTTGAGACCGaatatgaaatattatttaaaaaatcagATAATCTCTTGAAGATTTGCGATGCCAACGTAATTTGTGCAAATTTGTTACAGGATCGAAGAGATCACGTAATCATTCTTACTgcaaattcaaaaactgagattaaaaaaatgtcTGGCCCTATTGAAGAGGCAATCGTTTCTAATATAATATCATTATACGAGAATTactctttaaataatacgCGATATTAA